From a region of the Malania oleifera isolate guangnan ecotype guangnan chromosome 12, ASM2987363v1, whole genome shotgun sequence genome:
- the LOC131144099 gene encoding iron-sulfur cluster assembly protein 1-like, translating to MLRAACRSFLGLGHQSAQPQSQVLLRFYHERVVDHYNNPRNVGSFDKNDTTVGTGLVGAPACGDVMKLQIKVDDETGKIVDACFKTFGCGSAIASSSVATEWVKGKKMEEVLSIKNTEIAKHLSLPPVKLHCSMLAEDAIKAAVKDYEAKRANSNEPAGAAHNEKTAVEA from the exons ATGCTCAGAGCTGCTTGCAGGAGTTTTCTAGGGTTAGGGCACCAGAGTGCCCAGCCTCAATCGCAAGTTCTGCTTCGTTTCTACCATGAACGCGTCGTCGACCACTACAACAATCCTCGCAACGTCGGATCCTTCGACAAGAACGATACGACCGTCGGGACGGGGCTCGTCGGCGCTCCTGCTTGCGGCGACGTGATGAAGCTCCAGATCAAGGTCGACGATGAAACAGGCAAGATTGTCGACGCATGCTTCAAGACCTTCGGCTGTGGCTCCGCCATCGCGTCTTCTTCTGTAG CCACTGAATGGGTGAAGGGGAAGAAAATGGAGGAAGTTTTATCCATAAAAAACAC CGAAATTGCAAAGCACCTGTCGCTTCCCCCAGTGAAGCTGCATTGCAGCATGCTTGCAGAGGATGCAATTAAGGCAGCTGTGAAAGACTATGAAGCTAAACGAGCCAACTCAAATGAACCTGCTGGGGCGGCACATAATGAGAAGACCGCCGTGGAGGCTTGA